The Podospora bellae-mahoneyi strain CBS 112042 chromosome 7, whole genome shotgun sequence genome includes a window with the following:
- the RAD23 gene encoding UV excision repair protein rad23 (EggNog:ENOG503NWKD; BUSCO:EOG09264CST; COG:L): MKVNFKDLKQQKFTIEFEPTDLISTVKQKLSEDHGWDPALQKLIYSGKILKDEDTIESCKIEEKGFVVCMVSKPKAPKPAPAAESSSVVPATPAQAASASTPAPPAAPAQVSNAASAAPATPSPNRTSGAPNDSSALAMGEQRAQAIANMEAMGFERSQIDAAMRAAFFNPERAVEYLLTGIPENVQQQTTAQRVGHAIPPPAPAPAVEAAGDLEGENLFDLAARAGGARSGSGGTAAAGASAQDLGNLSWLRQNAQFQQLRQVVQQQPGMLEQILQQLSAGNPQLAQTIAQNPEQFLQLLSEHGDDDAPLPPGAHQISVTEEERDAIERLTRLGFSQDQAIQAYFACEKNEELAANFLFDQPDDDDDDMGGTGTH, translated from the exons ATGAAGGTCAATTTCAAG GACCTCAAGCAGCAGAAGTTCACCATCGAGTTTGAGCCCACCGATCTC ATCTCGACGGTGAAGCAGAAGCTCTCTGAGGACCATGGCTGGGATCCTGCGCTCCAAAAGCTCATCTATTCAG GCAAGATTCTGAAGGATGAGGATACCATCGAGTCTTGCAAGATCGAGGAAAAGGGCTTTGTTGTTTGTATGGTGAGCAAG CCCAAGGCGCCCAAGCCAGCTCCTGCCGCCGAGTCTTCTTCCGTCGTCCCGGCCACACCTGCTCAagccgcctcggcctctACCCCAGCGCCCCCAGCTGCCCCAGCTCAAGTATCAAATGCCGCCTCAGCTGCTCCTgccacccccagcccaaaTCGGACTAGTGGTGCCCCCAACGACTCGAGTGCTCTCGCTATGGGAGAGCAGCGTGCGCAGGCTATTGCCAACATGGAGGCCATGGGTTTCGAGCGATCCCAGATCGACGCTGCTATGCGTGCAGCCTTCTTCAATCCCGAGCGTGCGGTTGAGTACTTGTTGACG GGCATTCCCGAGAAcgttcaacaacaaacaactgCCCAGCGCGTGGGTCAtgccatccccccccccgcccctgcgcctgctgttgaggctgctggtGACCTTGAGGGGGAAAATTTGTTTGACCTTGCTGCTCGTGCTGGTGGTGCCCGCAGCGGAAGTGGTGGAACTGCTGCCGCCGGAGCGAGCGCACAAGATCTTGGCAACCTAAGCTGGCTTAGACAGAACGCTCAGTTCCAACAGCTTCGCCAAGtcgtccaacaacagcccggCATGCTCGAGCAGATTCTTCAGCAGCTCAGTGCTGGTAACCCACAACTCGCCCAGACGATCGCCCAGAACCCCGAGCAGTTTCTCCAGTTGCTTAGTGAGCACGGTGATGACGATGCGCCGCTCCCCCCTGGAGCCCACCAGATTTCGGTCACAGAGGAGGAGCGTGACGCCATTGAGCGGTTGACTCGGCTAGGATTCAGCCAGGACCAGGCCATCCAGGCGTATTTTGCCTGCGAGAAGAACGAGGAGTTGGCTGCGAACTTCTTGTTCGACCAGcccgatgacgatgatgatgacatggGCGGCACCGGTACTCACTAA
- the BRE1 gene encoding E3 ubiquitin-protein ligase bre1 (COG:O; EggNog:ENOG503NW1B), with translation MQSPPSCPARAETGLAASKRSHLWEFLGELAVERALFLSCLCFFQFQTRSRSHAHSFFPSLRHRRATQTPKHTDPGFHSYFILIILIFSPRPDRPFPLAFASQKSISRAAILMPVATSPSALPRPSSFAKMEDRKRPASGAVDEVAPPSKRHQVNGSGKSKDDSGDMKEEAWIEEYTKGAIYRQMQEYKREKASLESRVQELEKNHTDHDDHIRVVDAWLHQKLSYSSMVQYHLALRQVTKSLSSLIQYPLLTLLDSPFPSSTALGFKDSKEFQRHLGEKGKAFKSKAESIFQRLASSRGEIKPDVAKLESQLKTALAQQKELHLKLDRLESDKALLSEQYDQATLKAIKAERKLDRVRSVQVQKLEQKALASATTRPVKTEENGDSSDDTDGNTSELKALYKEAQAVVNRQKLQIEAIISENKALMEENSTFKTKRESVSDEDYVRTDVFKHFKLQNEDLIKRINHLEATNKQLREEAEKLRAERSDWQVKVEAEAQLVVSEAEDQIQAKDQDLTRIRAARDDLVAELAMRKAAQDQERAALDQMKELVNAKMDRITQLESELERLRPSEDVVMTEAQPNLESLSIEELRAKCAKLEKDYASINAELPLLEKSYKKAMVLAHSKTMDNNAVEERINTLMAEKAKADQKYFAARKDMDIRLQEIRTLRSQNSRSSEIIAQLKDVEHSTRSVISNLEKQIATLKTEAASMAAEKKRLELLTAEATRRADSVKGQIANLTELLKAKDATVASMKEQTMSREQEMDKIKARLEEKNSEISKLRAKCRGNSTDEEEALRNLVICSVCRSNFKNTILKGCGHVFCNGCVDDRLANRMRKCPSCNKAFDRSDAMAAHL, from the exons ATGCAGTCCCCACCAAGCTGCCCCGCTAGAGCCGAAACAGGACTAGCGGCCTCAAAAAGGAGCCATCTCTGGGAATTCCTTGGCGAACTTGCAGTCGAA CGggctctctttctctcttgtcTCTGCTTCTTCCAATTCCAAACTCGCTCACGCTCCCACGCTCATTCATTCTTCCCATCATTGAGGCACCGCCGGGCCACACAGACGCCGAAACACACTGACCCGGGTTTCCACTCGTACTTTATTTTAATCATCTTAATCTTTTCCCCCCGCCCTGATCGACCCTTTCCTTTGGCTTTTGCAAGTCAAAAATCCATATCTCGCGCGGCCATTCTGATGCCGGTTGCCACCTCCCCGTCCGCGTTGCCTCGTCCGTCCAGCTTTgccaagatggaggacaGGAAGAGACCCGCATCCGGCGCGGTCGACGAAGTAGCTCCCCCGAGCAAGCGCCATCAGGTCAACGGCAGCGGAAAGTCCAAGGATGACTCTGGCGACATGAAAGAAGAGGCCTGGATTGAG GAATATACCAAGGGCGCCATATATCGCCAGATGCAAGAGTACAAACGAGAAAAAGCAAGCCTTGAGAGTCGCGTACAGGAGCTCGAAAAGAACCACACCGACCACGACGACCATATCCGAGTTGTCGACGCCTGGCTACATCAG AAATTGAGTTACTCGTCGATGGTACAGTATCATCTCGCTCTCCGTCAGGTAACGAAATCCTTGTCAAGTCTTATCCAGTATCCACTTCTGACTTTGTTAGACTCGCCATTCCCATCGTCAACCGCACTCGGCTTTAAGGACAGCAAGGAGTTCCAGAGACATTTGGGTGAAAAGGGCAAAGCTTTCAAATCCAAGGCCGAATCCATTTTTCAGCGTCTAGCAAGCTCACGTGGCGAGATAAAGCCAGACGTTGCCAAGCTTGAATCTCAGCTCAAGACGGCACTCGCGCAACAAAAGGAGTTACATCTGAAGCTGGACAGGCTCGAGTCGGATAAGGCGCTTCTCTCGGAACAATATGACCAAGCAACGCTGAAAGCAATCAAGGCGGAGAGAAAACTAGACCGTGTGAGAAGCGTCCAGGTTCAAAAGCTGGAACAAAAAGCCCTGGCCAGTGCGACGACACGGCCAGTCAAAACGGAGGAAAATGGTGATTCTTCTGACGACACCGATGGCAACACCAGCGAGTTGAAGGCACTTTACAAGGAGGCGCAAGCTGTTGTCAACAGGCAAAAGTTGCAGATCGAGGCCATTATCTCCGAAAACAAGGCCCTCATGGAAGAGAACTCGACCTTCAAAACAAAGAGGGAAAGTGTCTCTGATGAAGATTATGTTCGAACAGACGTTTTTAAGCATTTCAAGCTCCAGAATGAGGATCTTATCAAGCGCATCAACCATCTGGAAGCCACTAACAAGCAGCTGCgcgaggaggccgagaagctacGAGCAGAAAGGTCTGACTGGCAAGTTAAGGTGGAGGCCGAGGCTCAGCTCGTAGTGTCCGAGGCGGAGGACCAAATACAGGCAAAGGATCAGGACCTTACGCGGATTCGAGCTGCCAGAGACGACTTGGTAGCTGAGTTGGCCATGCGCAAGGCCGCTCAGGATCAAGAAAGGGCTGCCTTGGATCAAATGAAGGAACTCGTGAACGCCAAGATGGATCGCATCACCCAACTTGAATCTGAGTTGGAACGACTGCGACCAAGTGAGGACGTGGTCATGACCGAAGCGCAACCGAATCTCGAATCTTTGTCGATTGAGGAGCTCCGGGCAAAGTGCGCCAAACTCGAGAAGGACTATGCCTCGATCAATGCGGAACTTCCGCTTCTGGAGAAGTCGTACAAAAAGGCCATGGTGCTCGCGCACTCCAAAACCATGGACAACAACGCTGTCGAAGAGCGCATCAACACGCTCATGGCCGAGAAAGCCAAAGCGGACCAGAAGTACTTTGCGGCACGGAAAGACATGGATATTCGGCTTCAGGAGATCCGTACCTTGCGTTCGCAAAACTCAAGGAGCTCCGAAATCATCGCACAGCTCAAGGACGTGGAGCATTCCACGAGAAGTGTCATCAGCAACCTGGAGAAGCAAATTGCAACTCTCAAGACCGAGGCCGCAAGCATGGcagcggagaagaagaggcttgAGTTGTTGACAGCGGAAGCGACCAGAAGAGCCGACTCGGTCAAGGGCCAGATTGCCAACTTGACCGAACtgctcaaggccaaggacgCCACAGTGGCTAGCATGAAGGAGCAAACTATGAGCCGGGAGCAAGAGATGGACAAGATCAAGGCACGGTTAGAGGAGAAGAACTCGGAAATTAGCAAACTGAGGGCCAAGTGTCGCGGCAACTCAAccgatgaagaggaggcttTGCGG AACTTGGTTATTTGCTCTGTTTGCCGCAGCAATTTCAAAAACACGATACTGAAGGGATGTGGTCATGTTTTCTGCAACGGCTGCGTGGACGACCGGCTGGCCAACCGAATGCGCAAGTGCCCGAGCTGCAACAAGGCGTTTGACCGATCCGATGCCATGGCGGCCCACCTTTAG
- a CDS encoding hypothetical protein (EggNog:ENOG503Q3AD; BUSCO:EOG09265C25; COG:K) has protein sequence MLANNKSKFKPGPKPKGKRPPPALRPSSSNTPASTPAASQQEDANPTPPPPSAPTEAAPPAVDNAPPPDVETPSAQGQTQHSEVREPSPISTTTSAAGVSSIQSQDDATPSQAETPASTAPLPTPVSPRHARPTAPIPVRASKSAAVSVPPPAAPAPALTPAPTPSVPEQASSATSSSGASTISEAPPPEEATPITEDVVASVEPVAEQPAEPTSGPSQPPEPSTSRPSQAPKPKPKPKPRVPRKRKADTAIEEPAAETVENEEAGEANTSTPAPRKRARRRAAPLPGEEGYEEYQAAKAARKPRQKRTRAAVAVEDGETPEGEETQSRANSRAPRAQREVTPENAEEQVVNEDEFKMADLAKDLRIGKKFSLHDTLLERERVKKLKANEKRKKGRGNGAEEGGENNENDGQPPPLNANTPLPGGNDDDEGGFARSVAVTAPVGEQYQIIDGEIVLNQSSLQIDRHARAREAEGNLEEVEVNDFTNHTTQQTYLRRALKPGQWSDADTDQFYWALSRFGTDFELISKMFPGKTRKHIKLKFNREERQNPARVKSALVGEVKQPMRIEEVKEKTKQEFETTDDIEKELEEQRKEFEEREEAVEREKREEEKRKEEKMLKELEEAKKKSGRRGKKKVEQGVW, from the coding sequence ATGTTGGCGAATAACAAGAGCAAGTTCAAGCCGGGACCCAAGCCGAAAGGGAaacgccctcctcctgccttgaggccttcctcctcgaatACACCAGCTTCTACTCCAGCTGCCTCTCAGCAAGAGGACGCAAACCCGACCCCGCCCCCACCCAGCGCCCCTACTGAGGCCGCTCCTCCGGCCGTCGACaatgcccctcctccagatGTCGAGACACCTTCAGCTCAGGGCCAGACACAGCACTCTGAAGTGAGAGAGCCGTCACCAATTAGCACCACGACTTCTGCTGCGGGAGTATCAAGTATCCAGAGCCAGGATGATGCTACACCCTCTCAGGCCGAGACCCCGGCGTCAACTGCTCCATTGCCCACGCCGGTATCGCCCAGGCATGCCCGTCCAACCGCACCCATACCCGTGAGAGCGTCGAAATCGGCCGCTGTGTCagttcctcctccagcagctcctGCCCCGGCGCTCACCCCTGCGCCTACGCCTTCGGTGCCCGAGCAAGCTTCATCAgctacctcctcctcaggagCATCGACTATCTCTGAAGCTCCACCCCCCGAAGAAGCTACACCTATCACAGAAGATGTTGTCGCTTCTGTTGAGCCTGTAGCTGAGCAGCCCGCCGAACCCACCTCTGGTCCCTCTCAACCACCCGAACCGAGCACCTCTAGACCATCCCAAGCCCCAAAGCCGAAGCCCAAACCCAAGCCCCGGGTCCCCCGGAAACGCAAAGCCGACACAGCCATCGAAGAACCCGCTGCAGAAACAGTTGAGAATGAGGAGGCCGGCGAAGCAAACACAAGCACCCCCGCCCCAAGAAAGCGAGCCCGCAGACGagccgcccccctcccaggcGAGGAAGGCTACGAAGAATACCAAGCCGCCAAAGCAGCCAGAAAACCCCGTCAAAAGCGCACCAGGGCCGCAGTCGCCGTCGAAGACGGGGAGACCCccgaaggagaagaaaccCAATCCCGAGCCAACTCCCGCGCCCCACGTGCTCAGCGTGAGGTAACACCCGAAAACGCCGAAGAGCAAGTTGTAAACGAAGACGAgttcaaaatggccgaccTAGCCAAGGACCTCCGGATCGGCAAGAAGTTTTCTCTTCATGATACCCTTTTGGAGAGAGAACGGGTGAAGAAACTGAAGGCGaatgagaagaggaagaaggggaggggtaatggtgccgaggagggtggggaaaACAACGAAAATGATGGGCAACCTCCACCTTTGaacgccaacacccccttgccGGGGggtaatgatgatgatgaaggggggtTTGCCCGCTCGGTGGCAGTGACAGCCCCGGTAGGAGAACAATACCAGATCATTGACGGAGAAATCGTTCTCAATCAGTCATCTCTCCAAATTGATCGGCATGCCAGAGCGAGAGAAGCGGAGGGGAatctggaagaggtggaagtcAATGAtttcaccaaccacaccacccagcaGACTTATCTCCGCCGCGCCCTGAAACCAGGCCAATGGTCCGACGCCGACACTGACCAGTTTTACTGGGCGCTTTCGAGATTCGGGACGGACTTTGAGCTGATTTCGAAAATGTTTCCTGGCAAGACGAGGAAGCACATCAAGCTGAAATTCAATCGGGAGGAGAGGCAAAATccggcgagggtgaagagCGCGTTGGTCGGCGAGGTGAAGCAGCCGATGAGAattgaggaggtgaaggagaagacgaAGCAGGAGTTTGAGACGACGGACGACatcgagaaggagctggaggagcagaggaaagagtttgaggagagggaggaggcggtggagagggagaagagggaagaagaaaagagaaaggaggagaagatgctcaaggagctggaggaggcaaagaagaagagtgggcggagggggaagaaaaaggttgagcagggggtttggtga
- a CDS encoding hypothetical protein (COG:Q; EggNog:ENOG503NU2T), translating into MAADQYSEKSEPTRAVSPESPEIQESRDVSPSADLKKLDSKVVAPPPEADDDKEADPFKHLPEREAKILRDQVYTPDIKVGVATLYRYSSRNDIIILVVSAICAIASGAALPLMTVVFGNLQGTFQDYFTPGSNLSYDEFTSELGSLCLYFVYLAIGEFVTSYIATVGFIYCGEHISAKIREHYLESCMKQNIGFFDKLGAGEVTTRITADTNLIQEGISEKVGLTLQAVATFVAAFVIGFVSYWKLTLILMSTVVALLLVMGTGSTFIVKYSRQNISAYAQGGSVAEEVISSVRNAVAFGTQDRLAKQYDVHLIKAEFFGFKLKTVLGVMVAGMMLILYLNYGLAFWMGSVFLLDGSTTLSKILIVMMAVMMGAFNLGNVAPNMQAFTTALGAAAKIYSTIDRISPIDPSTDDGIKLEKVEGTIRLENIKHIYPSRPEVVVMDDVTLEIPAGKVTALVGASGSGKSTIIGLVERFYAPIEGTVYLDGVDISTLNLRWLRQQIALVSQEPTLFGTTIYENIRHGLIGTKWEFEGPEKQRELIEDAARKANAHDFITSLPEGYETNVGERGFLLSGGQKQRIAIARAVVSDPKILLLDEATSALDTKSEGVVQAALEVASEGRTTITIAHRLSTIKDAHNIVVMTHGKIVEQGTHDELLEKRGSYYNLVTAQAIAAVNEMTAEEEEAINEEEAAALIRKASAAQKQEGVPEDPEDDINAKLNRSKSTQSVSSMALAGRAKATPNKYSLWTLIKVIASFNKKEWKLMLIGLFFSAICGLGNPTQAVFFAKLITALSIPPTTQEARDFMKSEASFWCLMYLMLALVMFIAFTAQGIVFAKCSERLIHRVRDRSFRTMLRQDVEYFDTDEHSAGALTSFLSTETTHVAGLSGSTLGTLIMVTSTLIAACTVALAIGWKLALVCIATMPLLIGCGFFRFWMLAHYQRRAKRAYQGSASFASEAITAIRTVASLTREQDVLRNYRESLAIQQRASLISVLKSSLLYAGSQSLMFLAFALGFWYGGTLIAKYEYDMFQFFLVFTSVIFGAQSAGSVFSFAPDMGKAAEASRNLKTLFDMKPTIDTWSEDGDKVEAIEGSLEFRDVHFRYPTRPEQPVLRGLNLTISPGQYVALVGASGCGKSTTIALLERFYDPLAGGIFVDGKEISTLNINEYRSFIALVSQEPTLYQGTIKENILLGAPYEVSDEQIKFACQEANIYDFILSLPDGFNTVVGSKGALLSGGQKQRIAIARALVRDPKILLLDEATSALDSESEHVVQAALDKAAKGRTTIAVAHRLSTIQKADIIYVFDQGRIVEKGSHSELMKANGRYAELVNLQSLEKNR; encoded by the exons ATGGCAGCCGACCAGTACTCAGAAAAGTCGGAACCGACCCGCGCCGTCTCACCTGAGAGCCCCGAAATTCAAGAATCCAGAGACGTCAGTCCTTCAGCAGATCTTAAGAAGCTCGACAGCAAGGTCGTCGCACCCCCACCAGAAGCAGACGATGACAAGGAGGCCGACCCCTTCAAGCACCTCCCAGAGAGGGAGGCCAAGATCCTGAGGGATCAGGTCTACACCCCCGATATCAAAGTTGGAGTTGCGACACTGTACCGTTATTCGTCGCgcaacgacatcatcatcttggTTGTTTCGGCGATATGCGCCATTGCCTCTGGAGCCGCTTTGCCATTGATGACGGTCGTTTTTGGCAATCTTCAGGGCACTTTCCAGGATTATTTCACACCCGGCAGCAACCTGTCTTACGATGAGTTCACCAGCGAGCTTGGATCATTGTGCCTTTATTTCGTATATCTGGCCATTGGGGAGTTCGTAACATCTTATATTGCTACAGTTGGATTCATCTACTGCGGCGAACATATCAGCGCCAAGATTCGCGAGCACTATTTGGAAAGCTGCATGAAGCAGAACATCGGTTTCTTCGACAAGCTCGGCGCTGGTGAGGTCACCACACGCATCACGGCCGACACCAATCTCATCCAGGAAGGAATCTCGGAGAAGGTTGGCTTGACGCTCCAAGCCGTCGCCACTTTCGTTGCTGCCTTCGTCATAGGCTTTGTGAGCTACTGGAAGTTGACTCTTATTCTTATGAGCACTGTCGTGGCTCTCTTGCTGGTTATGGGCACTGGCTCAACGTTCATTGTTAAGTATTCTAGGCAAAACATCAGTGCCTACGCTCAGGGTGGTTcggtggccgaggaggtcaTTAGCAGTGTCCGCAACGCCGTTGCCTTTGGCACCCAGGATCGCCTCGCTAAGCAGTATGATGTTCACCTCATCAAGGCCGAGTTCTTCGGCTTCAAGCTCAAGACCGTTTTGGGCGTCATGGTTGCGGGTATGATGCTTATTCTGTATCTAAACTACGGCCTTGCTTTTTGGATGGGCTCGGTCTTCTTGCTTGACGGCTCCACGACGCTCAGCAAGATCCTGATCGTCATGATGGCTGTCATGATGGGCGCCTTCAACTTGGGCAATGTCGCGCCTAACATGCAGGCTTTTACCACCGCTCtcggtgccgccgccaagATCTACAGCACCATCGACCGTATCTCCCCGATCGATCCATCGACTGACGACGGCATCAAGCtcgagaaggttgagggAACCATTCGTCTCGAAAACATCAAGCACATCTACCCTTCCCGTCCTGAGGTCGTGGTCATGGACGACGTCACCCTCGAGATTCCTGCTGGCAAGGTCACCGCGCTCGTTGGAGCTTCCGGCAGTGGCAAGTCGACTATCATTGGTCTGGTCGAGCGATTCTACGCGCCTATCGAAGGAACTGTGTATTTGGATGGTGTCGACATTTCCACTCTGAACCTCCGCTGGTTGCGCCAGCAGATTGCCCTTGTCTCTCAGGAACCAACACTCTTCGGCACTACCATCTACGAAAACATCCGCCACGGTTTGATTGGTACCAAGTGGGAATTTGAGGGCCCTGAAAAGCAGAGAGAGCTCATCGAGGACGCTGCCAGGAAGGCCAACGCTCACGACTTCATCACATCTCTTCCTGAAGGCTACGAAACAAACGTCGGTGAACGTGGTTTTCTCCTCAGTGGTGGCCAGAAGCAACGCATTGCTATCGCTCGTGCTGTGGTGTCGGATCCCAAGATTTTGCTCCTTGATGAGGCCACCAGCGCATTGGATACCAAGTCTGAGGGCGTTGTACAGGCTGCTCTGGAGGTTGCTTCTGAAGGCCgtaccaccatcaccattgCTCATCGGTTGTCAACCATCAAGGATGCTCACAACATTGTGGTCATGACCCATGGCAAGATCGTCGAACAGGGTACACACGACGAGCTCTTGGAAAAGCGTGGCTCATACTACAACTTGGTTACTGCTCAGGCTATCGCCGCTGTCAATGAGATGActgctgaggaagaggaggccatcaacgaggaagaggcagcTGCTCTTATCCGCAAGGCATCCGCGGCCCAGAAACAGGAGGGTGTCCCCGAGGACCCAGAGGACGATATCAATGCCAAACTCAACAGGAGCAAGTCGACCCAGAGTGTCAGCTCCATGGCATTGGCCGGACGTGCCAAGGCCACTCCCAATAAATATAGCTTGTGGACTCTGATCAAGGTGATTGccagcttcaacaagaaggagTGGAAGCTCATGTTGATTGGTCTATTCTTTTCTGCTATCTGCGGTCTGGGTAACCCGACCCAGGCTGTCTTCTTCGCCAAGCTTATCACTGCCTT GTCTATTCCCCCCACGACCCAAGAGGCCAGAGACTTTATGAAATCTGAAGCCTCTTTCTGGTGCCTCATGTACTTGATGTTAGCCCTCGTCATGTTCATCGCTTTCACGGCCCAAGGCATCGTCTTTGCAAAGTGCAGTGAGCGCCTCATCCACCGTGTTCGCGACAGGTCTTTCCGCACCATGCTCCGCCAGGATGTCGAGTACTTTGATACCGATGAGCATTCGGCTGGTGCTCTCACCTCGTTCTTGAGCACTGAAACGACACATGTTGCTGGCTTGAGCGGTTCTACTTTGGGCACTTTGATCATGGTCACCTCGACACTCATTGCTGCTTGCACCGTTGCGCTTGCCATAGGCTGGAAGTTGGCTTTGGTCTGCATTGCTACCATGCCTCTCCTTATCGGATGCGGTTTCTTCCGGTTCTGGATGCTTGCTCATTATCAACGCCGCGCAAAGCGTGCCTACCAGGGCTCCGCCAGCTTTGCTTCCGAGGCCATCACTGCCATTCGCACCGTTGCTTCGCTCACTCGGGAGCAGGATGTGCTTCGCAACTATCGTGAGTCATTGGCTATTCAGCAACGCGCCAGTCTTATCTCGGTCTTGAAGTCGAGTTTGCTGTATGCCGGCTCTCAGTCGCTCATGTTCTTGGCCTTTGCGCTCGGTTTCTGGTACGGCGGTACTTTGATCGCCAAGTACGAGTACGACATGTTCCagttcttcttggtctttACCTCTGTCATCTTCGGTGCTCAGTCTGCCGGCTCGGTGTTCTCTTTTGCTCCCGACATGggcaaggcggccgaggccTCTCGCAACCTCAAGACTCTGTTCGACATGAAGCCGACTATCGATACTTGGTCCGAGGACGGCGACAAGGTTGAGGCCATCGAGGGGAGCTTGGAGTTCCGCGATGTTCACTTTAGGTACCCTACTAGACCCGAGCAGCCTGTCCTGCGTGggctcaacctcaccatctcGCCTGGTCAGTATGTTGCTCTTGTCGGTGCCTCTGGATGCGGCAAATCGACCACCATTGCTCTTCTGGAACGCTTCTACGACCCTCTCGCTGGTGGTATCTTTGTCGACGGCAAGGAGATTAGcactctcaacatcaacgagTACCGCAGCTTCATTGCCCTCGTGTCTCAGGAGCCTACACTGTACCAGGGCACCATCAAGGAAAACATCTTGCTCGGTGCACCCTATGAGGTGTCTGATGAGCAGATCAAGTTTGCCTGCCAGGAAGCCAACATTTATGACTTTATTCTCTCGCTTCCTGACGGATTCAATACTGTTGTTGGTTCCAAGGGTGCTCTGCTCAGCGGTGGCCAGAAGCAGCGTATCGCTATTGCTCGTGCCTTGGTCCGCGATCCCAAGATTTTGCTTCTTGACGAGGCTACTTCGGCGCTTGACTCCGAGTCTGAACACGTTGTGCAGGCTGCTTTggacaaggctgccaaggggAGAACGACAATTGCGGTGGCGCACAGACTGAGCACGATTCAAAAGGCGGATATCATTTATGTGTTTGATCAGGGGAGAATAGTGGAGAAGGGAAGTCACTCTGAGTTGATGAAGGCCAACGGCAGATATGCCGAGTTGGTCAACTTGCAGAGTTTGGAGAAGAACCGGTGA
- a CDS encoding hypothetical protein (EggNog:ENOG503NZ28; COG:S), with the protein MHHLISNPAALLAATALLSFSGQATAAAKPKNAILLSQVKSLTLNSHSKTTSRRVSPIPQLKCTSPPKLCSLPEASSITTMRCLNTGSSYTSEDIEWSCTASLPPTLRLDRTEVICEGYDSPDDPYVLKGSCGVEYTLQLTDQGRQEHPGLYFKPGLLMNDKNETDWGGVLFGIIFVGVVVWIIWGAWRGARDNTANGQRRQRRTGGGYGSGWGDNNDDDDDPPPPYPGSGSGRGTRRPKTTSSSSRQPQQQEQGWRPGFWTGLASGAAGGYMAGQRRGNNSSAFGGYNNSNYEDNYRGGSSRFGGGGSGWGGGAAGPSRSSGSGSSGPSHESTGYGSTSRR; encoded by the exons ATGCAccacctcatctccaaccccgcggccctcctcgccgccacggccctcctttccttctcaggccaagcaacagcagcagccaaaccTAAGAACGCCATTCTCCTATCCCAA GTTAAAAGTCTCACCTTAAACTCCcactccaaaaccacctcCCGCCGcgtctcccccatcccccaactAAAATGTACATCCCCGCCCAAACtctgctccctccccgaagcctcctccatcacaaCCATGCGCTGCCTCAACACCGGCTCCTCTTACACATCCGAAGACATAGAATGGTCCTGCACCGCCTCCctgccccccaccctccgcctcgaCAGGACAGAGGTTATTTGCGAGGGGTACGATTCCCCGGATGACCCTTATGTCCTAAAAGGGAGTTGCGGGGTGGAGTACACTCTACAGCTCACCGATCAAGGCAGGCAGGAACACCCTGGTTTGTACTTCAAACCGGGTCTGTTGATGAACGACAAGAATGAAACAGATTGGGGGGGTGTACTCTTCGGAATCATTTTTGTcggagtggtggtgtggaTTATCTGGGGGGCCtggaggggggcgagggatAATACCGCCAATGGGCAGAGGAGACAACGACGGACAGGAGGGGGTTACGGTTCGGGGTGGGGGGATAAcaacgatgacgatgacgatccgcctcctccttaCCCTGGTTCTGGTTCAGGAAGGGGGACTAGACGCCCGAAAACAACGAGTTCGAGTTCCAGACAGCCACAACAGCAGGAACAGGGCTGGCGGCCGGGGTTTTGGACGGGGCTGGCGTcgggggcggcgggggggTATATGgctgggcagaggagggggaataATTCCAGTGCTTTCGGGGGGTATAACAACAGCAATTATGAGGACAACTACCGCGGCGGGTCGAGCaggtttggaggtggggggagcggttggggcggtggtgctgctggaccGTCGAGGTCGTCTGGCTCGGGGAGTTCTGGACCAAGTCATGAAAGCACTGGGTATGGGTCTACTTCGAGAAGATAG